TCTCGACAGTGGACCTTCGGTTTACACCTTCGCGGCACCGGACGGGCAGCAGCCGGGGCCAACCCCCGGCGCTCAAGCGGACATTGTTCAAGATGGCAGTACCATGCATTACGTCATCTCCGTCCCGTGGGCTTCGCTTGGATTTAATGGACCGCCGATGCAGACCCTTGGCATCTCGTTCCTGGTAAATGATGATGACCAGGGCTCCAGTGGCGATTCTCGCGATGGTTTCTTGCAGTGGGGCTCGGGAGTCGGCACTACGCCAAAGAACCCCGCCTTGTTCCGCCACGCACAGTTGGTGCAGTAAAGGACGAGATTCTGTCTAAAGATGATGAAGAAATATGTACGCAACAGGATATGGATCGAAAGCAATCAGAGGCAGCCGGGAAACCGGCTGCCTCTTTCTTCTCCAACCATTCTACCTTCGGTCAGCGTTCCATCACCTTGATCCATTTATATCGATTTACTTTGACCAGCGCTACAAAGCACTTAAGGATTTGATCGCTTTTAAGAACTACAAAAATGATCACCGGTGAGAAGTTAAACATAAATGCTCCCAGCAACGAGGCCGGCAAAATCAGCAGCCACATAAAGATAAAGTCATTATACATCACGAAGGTTGTATCTCCGCCGCTTTGTATAATCCCCGATAACGCCGGCATTTCATAGGATGTTCCGATCACGGTGATCGAGAGAATGGTCATGAACGCTGCCGCGAGGTCTTTGGCCTCCTCCGAAATAGAATAGAGGAAAAGAACGTGGTCCTTAGCAATAAACAAGATGATGCCGGTTAACACACCAATCAGAACGTACAGGACCTGAAGGGTTTGGCTATAAGCCTTGATTTTTTGGAATAGGCCTTCTCCCACTGCTTTTCCCATGATAATGGCAGAAGAAGTGGCGGAAGCGTAGGATATGACCGTGACGAACTGAAATATCGTTGTTGCTACGCTATTGGCTGCGATGGCAGAGGTTCCCATATGGCCAAGAATTCCTGTCTGTACAGCCATAGCTCCAGCCCAAGAGAGGCTCGATAATAAAATAGGCAGCGCAATTTTGGCATATTGCTTCAGGATCAGCCGATCCAGCTTGAAGAAGTCGAGCAACTGTAGACGCAAGGCCTGGTTATGCTTCAGCATACACGTGATGACGATGAAGCACTCCACGATACGGGAGATTAAGGTAGCTGTGGCTGATCCTTCGAGTCCTAATTTTGGCAGCCCGCCATACCCATATACTAGTCCATAATTAAGTGTGACATTAATAACTAGTGTAAATAGAGATACGATCAGGCCGATTTTGACGATTTCCATGCTTCTTAGTGTGGCTAATAGAACATTGGTGACAGCAAAAAAGACATAGGAAAAGGAGACGATCGTTAAAAACTTGGCTCCTTCTTGAATCACCGTGACATCATTCGTCATTGCGGATAAAAGCCACGATGAAGAACAAAGAGCTGCCAGCCACATGAGGACGCCAATACAAAGCGAAATCGCCATGCCGACACCAGCGACTTTTCGAATGGGATGGAGCTCATTTTCGCCCCAAAAACGCGAAGCCATAATGATGACGCTTTGAGAGCAGCCGATCATCAGAAACGTTGCGATAAACTGAATCTGATTAGCAAGTGACGATGCAGAGAGGGCTATTTCACTATACCCGCCAAGGATCAGGTTATCCGAGAGGTTAACCGCTATCGTAATTGCGTTTTGCAGACCAAGAATCAGCGTTAAGCTGAAGAAGCTTTTGTAGAAGCTTCGGTCTCTCACCAAGAGACTCATGATGGTTCTACTCGCAAGTTCTTGTAATAGTAAATCTTGTCCTCTTCATTGATTTCACGCAGCACTCTGCATGGGTTTCCAACGGCGATTACACCCGGAGACACATCCTTCGTGACGATGCTTCCCGCGCCAATTACACTGTTCTTGCCGATTGTTACGCCAGGATTAATAATGGCGCCGCTTCCGATCCATACGCCATCTTCAATCACGACAGGGAAAGCATACATTTGCCCGGTCGCACGCAATTCCGGGTCGACGGGATGCCCAACCGTGCATATGGTTACGTTTGGTCCCATTAAGACGCCATTTCCGATCGTAACCGTCGTATCATCGATAATGGTTAAGTTCGTATTGGCATAAAAACCGTCTCCAATAAACGTGTGGGAGCCATAGCAGATATGTAGTGGAGGCTCAATCCAACAATTAGACCCATAACTCCCGAAGAGCTCATGAACCAAGGCAGCTCGTTTTTCTACCTCCGAGGGTCTAGTATGGTTAAAGTCATATACTAGTTCTTTTCCTTTAAGGCGTTCCTCCGGCAATCCTTCACTCATATCCGTAAAAAGCTTCCCATTTTTTATATTATCGCGTTGAGACATGCTTATGACCTTCTTTCTGCACAGGATTGATATCTTATCGAATTATTTTATAATTATAGTGCATAACAATTTTCGATTATATCGAAATTAACCATATTTATATAACAATCGTATTTTCAGGAGGACAATATGACACAGCTGAACGTTACTGACAATCTGTCGGAAATCATTGAATACGATACACCTTATCTTCCTATTCGTACGAGACAATCCAAATTATCTTATTTTTATAATCGAAGCGCGAGCTGCCACTGGCATATAGATTTGGAGTTTATATACGTTTTGGACGGCTCCATGAATTACTTTGTGGACGGGGAGAACTATACCCTTCAAAAAGGGGAAGGTATTTTCGTGAATTCTAATCGTTTGCACTATGGCTATGGCCATAAGGAAGATGATTGCGACTTTCTCGTGCTAATGCTTAGCCCTCAGCTTCTTGTGCGGAATTCTCATATAGAAAATAAATATATTCGGCCGTTATTACAGGATCATCTGAGTAATGCCATTATTTTAAGAGAGGAAACTGCTTGGCAAAAGAAGGCGCTCCAATACATCAGAAAGCTATATGAACTATGTCACGAACAAGTGGAAGGTTATGAACTTCTAGCCCTCAGTCAGTTTGAGTTATTATTTTTACAGTTACATCAGAATACGGTTGGAAATCATGGACTACACCAGGAGCATTCCAAGGATATGAACGCACTTAAAAATATGCTAGGATACATTCAATCCCATTTTTCAGAAAATATCAGTTTACAAGAGATTGCTGCTGCTGGATCTGTTGGCCGTAGTAAATGCTGCACTTTATTTAGAAATTCTTTGAAAAAATCGCCGATAGAATACCTTACAAGCTATCGTATCCAAAAAAGCGTAGACTTCATGACTAACGATAGTCTTAACATGACAGAAATTTCGGCAGCCTGTGGGTTTAATAGTTCAAGTTATTTTGCAGAAACCTTTAGAAAAATATGGGGAGTCTCTCCAACTGAATACAGAAAAACAATAACTAGCAACTAACTCGGAAAATCGACTGTTTTTCTATTATAATGAGGACACAGAAAGAGAAAAGGTGGAGAGGATCATACGATGCAAGAAAATTTGCAAATAAAACAACATGGAGTTGAAGTTAGAGAGGAGAGCTTCTTACAGGGAGTAAAAGACTGTATTCCTACGTTATTGGGTTACTTGAGTATTGGATTTGCTGCTGGAGTGCTGGGAAAAACATCAGGACTAAGCGTCACTGAAATCACCCTGATGAGCTTACTTGTCTATGCGGGATCCGCTCAATTTATCATTGCTGGGATGGTGGCGGCAAATGGATCGGCTTCTGCGATTATTTTTACGATATTCTTTGTGAATCTCCGTCACCTTTTATTGAGTGCGGCCTTATCGCCTTATTTCCGGCATTTATCTCCCTTAAAGAATATGTTGATAGGTTCTTTGCTTACGGATGAGACATTTGGTGTTGCTATGGCTCAGACCGCGAACAAGACATACATCAGTGATAGATGGATGCATGGTTTAAATATCACAGCTTATCTAAATTGGGTCATCGCCAATATCGCCGGAGCATTCTTGGGACAATGGATAACAGACCCACAGAAATTTGGTCTCGACTTTGCCTTGCCAGCCATGTTTATCGGTCTGCTGGTTCTAATGATGGTGAGTCGGGCTAAAGTAGCTGTAGATATCGTGGTCGCTGTAAGTGCAGTGGTTATTGTTGTAGGCGTATCCCTGTTGACTTCTGGAAGTGTCGGGGTCATCGTGGCTACAATCATTGCCGCGACAATTGGAATGGTGGTGGAAAAATGGAAGTAAGATGGTCGATTCTTTTGATTATTATCGGGGCATCTATCGTCACGCTTATTCCAAGGGTGCTTCCGCTTGTTGTGCTTAGTCGCATACAAATACCCGAATGGGGAATGCGCTGGTTGAATTATGTTCCAGTTGCCGTCATGGCGGCGTTAGTAGGGCAAGAGTTACTAATGAAGAATGGGGAAATGTCTCCCTTACAAAGCAACCTAGAGTTACTGGCGGCATTGCCAACTTTCATCGTGGCTAAATTAACGCGTAGTTTGTTAGGAACTGTAGTGGTCGGGATTATTTCTATCATGGTGTTGCGTTTCATTTTCTGAAGACAAAGTCGTGATAATTACCTGTTCATCCCCATGCCCCCTTCCGAAAACCCATTTTTGAAAAAGGCAAACGGCGGTTTTGATTTATTTCAAAACCGCTGTTTGGCTATCGAAACATTCTCCAAGTCAGTTCCTTTCGGTTTTTACCTTGTCGTTCTCAACCAGTATTGCTTCGTTATTGCTGATTGGAGATAAATTCAAAGCGGAGGAATAGCTATCTACTATCTTATGTGCGATTTTCTTGAAAGGCTCATTGGTATAATGCGGCACTGTATAAAACTCCACCAATCCTAAAGCGTCAAAGTTCACCAAGTCAGGGGCTTTTTTAACGCTATCCATACCTTTTACATATTCGATATTTTGCGCTGTAACCATTGCCCCTGCGGACTCCCCGATATAGAGCTTCCCAGCATTTACTTCTTCAATGATGATTTGATCTGCTCCTGTCCTTTTCATCTCTTGCAACAGGAAAAAGGTATTGCTACCTGTCACATAGATAAAATCATTACCTTTTAATTTGGCACTTATTTCATCAGCGGTGGCTGTGGATATTTCCAGAACATCAATAATCAGCCCTAATTTCTCAAGTGCTTTTTTTCCTGCATTTACATAAAAAACAACCTTTTCTACTACACTTGCCGTAGGTATAAAAGTTATAGTCTTATCATTCAAGTTTTTTTCAAAGTCTGCGAATATATTGGCTACATCTTTGAAAGATGAGGCTAAAAATATTTTTTTCATATCTTAACGATGTCTCCTTTTCTATCTTCTTTAACTATAGTATAAAATAAAAAGGTGTCATATAACGATACCTTTTATTCTGATGCATCAACGGTTGCTATACTCAACGGAGGGAATGGACGGCGTTTATGGAGAAGATAAACGCTAACTTGTATGAGATGGTGACTTGATATCAGGTTCACGTAAAGCAGCCGCTCCGATGATAGGAGCGGCTGCTTGCACGCTGAACCGTACCATAAGTAATGGCAGGTTTTTACTTAATGCGATTCATTATGAAGTTTGGATCTTTCGGGTGACACGTTCCCCGAGCTCGGAGGACGCCTGGTATAGGTAGCCGAGCACGATGTTTTGCGTTTCGGGGGATATGCCGACAAGATCGGCTGCCAGATTATCTACCAAGTGTTCTTGCTGTAATGGGGCAAGGGCAGAATAATACTGACCGGCTTGCGCAAAGTCATCTTGCTTAGGAACATCGGACCGCACGAGGTGTCCTTCCACGAATCTCCCGTTGCCGCTAGTCACAAGAAAATCGGGTGTCCAATTCTGCTGATGATTTATCGGAATCTTACGGAAATCCGGACCAAGTCGACGTCGCTGCGAGTCCCAATAAAGATTTGCACGCCCCTGCAGTAACTTATCGTCCGATAACTCTGCGCCTTCCAGCAGGTTGGAGGGGGAGAAAGCCAACTTTTCTACTTGTTCCATATAATTATCTGGATTGTTATTTAACACCAATCTCCCTACCGGGAGCAAGGGATATTGTCGCTCATCCCATACCTTTGTAGAATCCAAGGGATCATAAGGGAGAAAGGACTCGTCTTGGGGGTTCATCAGCTGCACGTAAAGCCCATATTCAATCGTTTTTCCTGTGTTTAGTGTATCGAATAAGTCCTTGGCGACATAATCCGGATTCTCGCAAGCGAGCCGGGCTGCTTCTTGGTGGTCAATATACTGCACACCCTCAAGAGGCATCCAATGATATTTCACGTAAGTGCGGACACCTTGGGCGTTTAACCAGACATAAGTATTGACGCTGTGCCCCGGGATATGTCGAAGACTCTTGATCGTGCCCGCGTCAGAGTAGAATTGGACGAGAAAGTGTGTGGATTCCGGTGCTCTGGCGATGAAATTCCAAAATCGTTCCGGATTGGTGAGGTTGTTGGTGGGAGAAGGCAGTAAGGCATTGATAAATTCGGGAAAGCGGAAGGCGTCTCGGACAGGGAACACGGGGATATGGTTAAAGACAAGATCGAACACACCGTGGTCCGTATAGAACTTGGTGGCGAATCCGCGCACATTACGGGAAGTATCTGGCGTGCCTGCGTTGCTTACGGCTAAGGAGAATCTTACCGCAACGGGGACCTGCTGGCCCGGATTTTGCAAGAAACAAAGCTTCGTGTAAGCCGTCATGTTATTCACGGTCTGAAAGTAGCCGAATGCGCCATAACCTTTGGCGTGTACGGGCCTTTCCAACAATTTCGAATGAATGAATGTCTGCAGCTTTTCGTGCAACACGTTGTCCTGTTCCAATACAGGGCCTCGTTCACCCACTGTCTGTGAATGAAAAGCAGCCGAAGTATCTCTAGGGCGAGTTCCATTGTTCTCGTTCATCTTTCAACCTCCCATACCCGCATGCGAATTGTTAGGATATATCAAAATGTATGAAGAGCGACTGTGCGAATATGACAGTGCGTCCTCCGGTACAAGAGAGTTGTATTTAGCAGGAAATGCTCTAGATAGATACTCACCAGCAGGCAATACTCTATCACCAGATGCTTGCGTCCCGAGATATAAGGTTATTACACCGGAAATTGAGCTGGACGCGGCTTTTTTATGTTGAGTTAATGTGAAGATAAGAGAGAGTTCGAATTTTGCCAAAACAAAAAAGCTTGGCCAGTAGACCAAGCTGAAAAATAATTTGAAACACTAAAAGCGCTATGATATAATCATTAGCGCATTTGGAAATCAAAATACAACTGGTAATTATAATTACTCTTCCTAATTTTATTTTATACCAGTGACTTCTGATTTGTCAATGCCCATTTTTCGGAATGAAAAGGAGTGTGTTCAGAAGAATATGGAAGCGAAGGAATGGCAGACAGAACAAGCGCGGCTGGATCAGGTTAGAGAGAAGCTGCGGGCAAGGATCGAAGAGCTGGAGCCGGAGGTTATTGGGACACGCGAGCAGGCTTCCGAGATGCGCAGGCACTTCTGGGAAGAAGTGACGGTCAACACGAGCTCGGATGAGGACTTTGAAGAGACTTTCTATACTATTAAACAACAAGCTGCGGTCTTATCCGAACGGGAGCGCCGTCATCGGCTTCTGAGCCAGCAATGGAAGAGCTTAAATCGGCTGCTGCCCTCACCTTATTTTGGTCGCATTGATTTTCAAGAGGACGGCCTGAACTTGACTGAGCAAATCTATATCGGAGTAACTTCCTTCGTGGAAGAAGATGGACTGAGCTTCCTAGTATATGATTGGCGCACTCCCATTGCCAGTCTCTACTACGATCATTCCCCCGGTGCGGCCTTTTATGACACGCCAGTTGGTAGGATTACGGGTACGATGGAGCTGAAGCGGCAGTATCAGATCCAAAACGGACAAATCCGCAATATGTTTGATGCGAACGTAACGATTGGCGATGAGCTGCTCCAGCAAGTTTTGTCTAAAGGCGCAGACTCGCAAATGAAAAGTATCGTAGCAACGATCCAGAAGGAACAGAACGCGATCATTCGAGAC
The window above is part of the Paenibacillus lutimineralis genome. Proteins encoded here:
- a CDS encoding AzlC family ABC transporter permease, producing the protein MQENLQIKQHGVEVREESFLQGVKDCIPTLLGYLSIGFAAGVLGKTSGLSVTEITLMSLLVYAGSAQFIIAGMVAANGSASAIIFTIFFVNLRHLLLSAALSPYFRHLSPLKNMLIGSLLTDETFGVAMAQTANKTYISDRWMHGLNITAYLNWVIANIAGAFLGQWITDPQKFGLDFALPAMFIGLLVLMMVSRAKVAVDIVVAVSAVVIVVGVSLLTSGSVGVIVATIIAATIGMVVEKWK
- a CDS encoding peptidase E gives rise to the protein MKKIFLASSFKDVANIFADFEKNLNDKTITFIPTASVVEKVVFYVNAGKKALEKLGLIIDVLEISTATADEISAKLKGNDFIYVTGSNTFFLLQEMKRTGADQIIIEEVNAGKLYIGESAGAMVTAQNIEYVKGMDSVKKAPDLVNFDALGLVEFYTVPHYTNEPFKKIAHKIVDSYSSALNLSPISNNEAILVENDKVKTERN
- a CDS encoding helix-turn-helix transcriptional regulator, giving the protein MTQLNVTDNLSEIIEYDTPYLPIRTRQSKLSYFYNRSASCHWHIDLEFIYVLDGSMNYFVDGENYTLQKGEGIFVNSNRLHYGYGHKEDDCDFLVLMLSPQLLVRNSHIENKYIRPLLQDHLSNAIILREETAWQKKALQYIRKLYELCHEQVEGYELLALSQFELLFLQLHQNTVGNHGLHQEHSKDMNALKNMLGYIQSHFSENISLQEIAAAGSVGRSKCCTLFRNSLKKSPIEYLTSYRIQKSVDFMTNDSLNMTEISAACGFNSSSYFAETFRKIWGVSPTEYRKTITSN
- a CDS encoding maltose acetyltransferase domain-containing protein translates to MSQRDNIKNGKLFTDMSEGLPEERLKGKELVYDFNHTRPSEVEKRAALVHELFGSYGSNCWIEPPLHICYGSHTFIGDGFYANTNLTIIDDTTVTIGNGVLMGPNVTICTVGHPVDPELRATGQMYAFPVVIEDGVWIGSGAIINPGVTIGKNSVIGAGSIVTKDVSPGVIAVGNPCRVLREINEEDKIYYYKNLRVEPS
- a CDS encoding AzlD domain-containing protein, yielding MEVRWSILLIIIGASIVTLIPRVLPLVVLSRIQIPEWGMRWLNYVPVAVMAALVGQELLMKNGEMSPLQSNLELLAALPTFIVAKLTRSLLGTVVVGIISIMVLRFIF
- a CDS encoding MATE family efflux transporter, giving the protein MSLLVRDRSFYKSFFSLTLILGLQNAITIAVNLSDNLILGGYSEIALSASSLANQIQFIATFLMIGCSQSVIIMASRFWGENELHPIRKVAGVGMAISLCIGVLMWLAALCSSSWLLSAMTNDVTVIQEGAKFLTIVSFSYVFFAVTNVLLATLRSMEIVKIGLIVSLFTLVINVTLNYGLVYGYGGLPKLGLEGSATATLISRIVECFIVITCMLKHNQALRLQLLDFFKLDRLILKQYAKIALPILLSSLSWAGAMAVQTGILGHMGTSAIAANSVATTIFQFVTVISYASATSSAIIMGKAVGEGLFQKIKAYSQTLQVLYVLIGVLTGIILFIAKDHVLFLYSISEEAKDLAAAFMTILSITVIGTSYEMPALSGIIQSGGDTTFVMYNDFIFMWLLILPASLLGAFMFNFSPVIIFVVLKSDQILKCFVALVKVNRYKWIKVMER
- a CDS encoding catalase, whose translation is MNENNGTRPRDTSAAFHSQTVGERGPVLEQDNVLHEKLQTFIHSKLLERPVHAKGYGAFGYFQTVNNMTAYTKLCFLQNPGQQVPVAVRFSLAVSNAGTPDTSRNVRGFATKFYTDHGVFDLVFNHIPVFPVRDAFRFPEFINALLPSPTNNLTNPERFWNFIARAPESTHFLVQFYSDAGTIKSLRHIPGHSVNTYVWLNAQGVRTYVKYHWMPLEGVQYIDHQEAARLACENPDYVAKDLFDTLNTGKTIEYGLYVQLMNPQDESFLPYDPLDSTKVWDERQYPLLPVGRLVLNNNPDNYMEQVEKLAFSPSNLLEGAELSDDKLLQGRANLYWDSQRRRLGPDFRKIPINHQQNWTPDFLVTSGNGRFVEGHLVRSDVPKQDDFAQAGQYYSALAPLQQEHLVDNLAADLVGISPETQNIVLGYLYQASSELGERVTRKIQTS